Proteins encoded by one window of Cellvibrio sp. KY-GH-1:
- a CDS encoding BON domain-containing protein → MKSLQFNSLKTLLSAFIIATTVSITSAAIAHDAETNINSDKKSAAEYWADFKQDSKQSWKDSKAAFKDGWIESKLETALVLNKHLDALDIDINVDNNVATLGGEVNTDIEKELAENIALGIEGIDLVKNNIKVTSKPTTAGAQSVSSNRRSLSQYVDDVSTTAAIKTELLASKNVEGLEINVDTYKDVVTLSGKVHTGAQKDLAQAIAAKQDDVKNVVNKLVIKS, encoded by the coding sequence ATGAAATCATTACAATTCAACTCCCTTAAAACTCTATTAAGCGCATTTATTATTGCAACAACAGTCAGCATCACTTCGGCTGCCATTGCGCACGATGCAGAGACGAACATCAATTCCGATAAAAAATCTGCTGCAGAATACTGGGCCGATTTTAAGCAGGACAGCAAACAATCCTGGAAAGATAGTAAAGCAGCATTTAAAGATGGCTGGATTGAAAGCAAGCTGGAGACAGCATTGGTACTGAATAAACATCTTGATGCTTTGGATATAGATATTAATGTCGACAACAACGTCGCCACACTCGGTGGTGAAGTGAACACAGATATTGAAAAGGAACTCGCCGAAAATATTGCACTGGGGATCGAGGGGATCGATTTGGTGAAAAACAATATCAAGGTTACGTCAAAGCCAACTACTGCAGGAGCGCAATCAGTTAGCAGCAATCGTCGTAGCCTCTCGCAATATGTCGACGATGTCTCTACAACAGCGGCGATAAAAACCGAGCTACTGGCATCCAAAAATGTCGAAGGCCTGGAAATTAATGTCGACACCTATAAGGACGTAGTAACCTTGTCGGGCAAAGTGCATACCGGGGCGCAAAAGGATCTCGCACAGGCGATCGCCGCGAAGCAGGATGACGTGAAGAACGTGGTCAATAAGCTGGTAATCAAATCCTAA